DNA sequence from the Ovis canadensis isolate MfBH-ARS-UI-01 breed Bighorn chromosome 2, ARS-UI_OviCan_v2, whole genome shotgun sequence genome:
atgtctcctgcactgacaggcggattctttaccactgagccaccaaaaaaGCCTATCTTATTTTTGCCTAGAGTTAAAAGGCTAGAAAGATAAAACCAAGCCAACTATTTTATGAGGTTTATaaacaaaattacaaaaaagatcttcacaacccagataatcatgatgatgtgatcactaatctagagacagacatcttggaatgtgaagtcaagtgggccttagaaagcatcactacgaacaaagctagtggaggtgatggaattcagttgagctgtttcaaatcctgaaagatgatgctgtgaaagtgctgcattcaatatgccagcaaatttggaaaactcagcagaggccacaggactgaaaaaggtcagttttcattctaattccaaagaaaggcaatgccaaagaatgctcaaaccaccgcacaatttgcactcatctcacacgctagtaaagtaatgctcaaaattctccaagccaggcttcagcaatacgtgaactgtgaacttcctgatgttcaagctggttttagaaaaggcagaggaaccagagatcaaattgccaacatctgctggatcatcgaaaaagcaagagagttccagaaaaacatctatttctgttttattgactatgccaaagcctttgactgtgtggatcacaataaactgtggaaaattctgagagagatgggaataccagaccacctgacctgcctcttgagaaatctgtatgcaggtcaggaagcaacagttagaactggacatggaacaacagactggttccaaacaggaaaaggagtacatcaaggctgtatattgtcaccctgcttatttaacttatatgcagagtacatcataagacacgctggactgaagaaacacaagctggaatcaagattgcgggagaaatatcaataacctcagatacgcagatgataccacccttatggcagaaagtgaagaggaactaaaaagcctcttgatgaaagtaagagaggagagtgaaaaagttggcttaaagctcaacattcagaaaacgaagaccatggcatctggtcccatcacttcatgggaattagatgggaaaacagtggaaacagtgtcagactatttttgggggctccgaaatcactgcagatggtgactgcagccatgaaattaaaagatgcttactccttggaagaaaagttaggaccaacctagatagtatattcaaaagcagagacattactttgccgactaaggtctgtccagtcaaggctatggtttttcctatggtcatgtatggatgtgagagttggactgtgaagaagactgagcaccaaagaattaatgcttttgaactgtgatgttggagaagactcttgagagtcccttggactgcaaggagatccaaccagtccattctgaaggagatcagccctgggatttctttggaaggaatgatgctaaagctgaagctccagtactctggccacctcatgcgaagagctgactcactggaaaagactctgatgctgggagggattgggggcaggaggagaaggggacgaccgaggatgagatggctggatggcatcacggactcgatggtcgtgagtctgagtgaactccgggagatggtgatgaacagggaggcctggcgtgctgcgattcatgggatcgcagagtcggacacgactgagtgactgaactgaactgaatgcaaggaGCAACTCTCCCTCTATCCCAGACTACTCCCAAGTTGAGATAGAAGGAAAAACTGACTGttgctgccctttttttttttttgtcactgccTTTTGAATATCTGACAGAGctctctcaaaaaaaattttaagaaaaaggctCATGGCAATGTATAGCACAGCCAAGATCTTCAAAAAGCATATCCTTTGACCCAGCACTTAAGGATAGGTGTGAATCAATATTTATATCTTAGAATGttaagagtgagtgagtgaaagccactcagtcatgtccgactctgagaccccatggactatacagtccatggaactctccagctcagaatactgaagtggtaggtagcctttcccttctccaggggatcttcccaacccagggctcgaacccaggtctcccatactgcaggcagattcttcaccagctgagccacaagggaagcccaagaatactggagtgggtagcctatcccttctccagaggatcttccagacccaggaattgaaccagggtctccggcattgcaggcggattctttaccaactgagctatcagggaagccccttagaatGTTTACAACAGTGTTATTTTAGCCGggaaaaatgtataaagaagcCGACAACTCAACAGGGACTGGCGAATTACAGTAAATCTTTGATAGAATACTATGAAGCCTTCAAAAGTGATGtcacagaagaaatatttaacaattaGGGGCAAGTTCTAAACAAATGCACAAAGAGTTTACAAAACAGTATCCGaggtatacaacaaagtaaaCCACATATCGAAGTCACTGAAATTTGCTGGACACGTCAAGCCAGACAGCTAAGATATTCAAGCCAGACAGATCTTGAAAAGGTTTTGATATTGAATTAGATCATGTGACAGAACAAGGCAAAAATGGCCGCAGTTCTGCTTCACTGTGTTCTGCCAAGAAACATGCCCAATCACAGAACTTTAGAACAGCTGTGACATCATTTTCAGGATGAAGTATTAAGTATTTCCCTACTGACTGAGTTACCATTTGGTAAAAAGATCTTTTGCAATCTTGTAAATAATACCaaggcagacacacaaacacccCACTTAAGGGAGTTAACTGCTTCAATGAGCTATCAGTTCCATTCTCATGAAACTTGTTTTATCTTGGAAGCCTAATAAAGACTAAAAAGTACAGTTTATAGTCAGTTATGTAAGCATGTTAAAGAATAACAATGGGCAACAGAGGAGTAAGGCAATACTGACTGAAAGGGTAACTGGATTTAGAAGCAATCGTAGGGACCTTCCTGAAACCTCAGCAAGTTTTTCTTACAGAAAGTAAACTAAAAAGTAATCTGAcacatagcttttatttttatttttagtgattaGTTCACCTGAGAACAACTGGGGTACTCACTCATCAAAAGTCTTTATGGAAGATCCATCAGTTACCTTAACAAAGACCCTAGCTTGATTAATACACTCACTCTTTGAAAATACAATGCTGGTCAATGTATCTTACACCTTCTTATGAAGTTTTATCACTCACTGAACCACTCAAGTGAATTTAATACCTGATAAAGACCGAACATAAGTTAACAATCCTCAAACTTGCTACTTCATTTTTAAACAGCTTCCCCACCAGTTCTAATATATACAGAATGATCTTAACAGTTATGCTGTACATTCCAAAAAATAGTCCTGTCTTTGCCTTCTTACTTTTAAAACCACAAGATGCAGAACAGAACTTTGCAGATGAAAGCAAGCAGGTTCTTAATATATGACACTATGCATGTTGCAAGTGATTACACCAAGCACCTGGATGCCCCTCACACACATTAATAATCTGCTCTGCCATTACATGATGCCCAAAAAGCCAGTCTCCTCTCTTGTTCCTCCAGAAAAAGAAGCCTGTGCAGACATACTTAGACCCTTTCACAAGTTTGGCAAAAATAATCAACTATCTTTTTTCTACAAGATTATGGAGaattttaagttaaattattAAAACTCTAGGAAAGGAGCAAGTTTTTTTGACAGCCAACTTTCCAGTAATCTGGCTCTATCTCCCCAATACTTTCAGCATCACTGACAAgtattatctttatttcttatttgtcCGTACATACTGGAAGATAAAAGTCAACCATCCTGTTTTAGGCAACTACAGACCTCTGATTCTGTGTTATGGAGGTGGAGAATCTACCTGAGCAAAGTTATTTCTTTGAGCAGTCATTCACAGAGGGAAAACAAGTGCCTCAGGTCCTAGATCAAGTACAGAAGATCCCTATGCATTAATGACCAATTCAAGGAGAATATATTTACATAACTggtgctgcagctaagtcgcttcagttgtgtccgactctgtgtgaccccgcagacggcagcccaccaggctcctccatccatgggattttccaggcaagagtactggagtggggtgccattgccttctccacattaacTCTGTtaggttttgtttattttacatttgaaaCTAACCACTCAGGATTCTatcattaatgaaaaaaattttaaagtattaccTCCTTGCCATTATCTTCTCACCTACTTTCtacatttaaatatgtttaaGTTCTGGATAATACATGACTGCTCTGACCAGTATTTTATCATTCGCTTATGGTCCTTACACAGTCAATGCACAGGACCAACTCTTTCAAATAAATTCAACCTTTTGGTATAGATCTATTCCCCATCACTCTGTCCAAGATAACCCACCTGTTACAGAGGAAACAAGAAAGTGGATCTTTAGGAATACAGCAAAATGTTAAGAGCAAGAGGCCAGCTTTATCTGACCATCTGTTTTtcaagttttataaaataaacctTTCTAATGGGAAAaagatcttgaaaaaaaaaaaaaaagattaagcagAACACTAAAAAAGATAGGAACAAGGAAGAAAGTTCTGAAAAACATCCTCCGTAACAGTCAGTTGTCACCAGGCAGGCAGAAATGTTAGGGCTTGGTGACTCTTGAAAATAACCAAGTACCCAGCTAGGCCAAAACCTGCAacagaatttttatctttttctctgccATATTACGGCCTCaatcttttctttcagttctgtttcTTTCACTTCAATACTCCCTTTGTGTACTTTTCAGACTCACTCTTCACCTGTTTCTGCATCACATAAAGTCAGTTTCTCTATGGTTTCTGCTTTCCTTTAACTTAAACCCACATTTCTGCCCCCTATTAATATTCCCACACTCTTTCACACTAAGGTTCAAATAGTAAGACCAATTATCCTCCCATAAAGACTTGAACTGTTAAATGATACTTGTGTTATTTACAAAGCTTTATTAACGGTTGAGTATTATACTTCTCCTGTTCTCTCTagttccttctccttcccttaaagtcttaaaaaagggttccctctccttcccttaaaGTTTTAAGAAGGGTAAGCTGGTTACCTTTTTAacactttcttcttcctcttggcGTTTCTCATAGTGTGAGAAGTCATCAAAAATGGAAGTGGTGTGCTTGTAGCTGGCTATGATTTTCAACACCTGCTTAGCTTTTTCCAGAGGCACTTCTTGAGTGTCCCTGGAGTTGGTCACTGGTTTATTCTCGTTGTTCTCTAGGCGAATGTGTCGCAGCTGGCTATTGGGAACGTCCTTCACAAAAATCCACCTGACATCAAAACGGCCCTTCCATTTGTCCTGGGACCACACACCTGCACATGTGTTGTAGTCCACAGCAGATTTCATTTCTGCAACGCCACAGAAGTGTCCACTGCCGTTGACACTGAAAAGTAAGTAAACGGGGCCTTTCCCGTTCATGGAGCGATAAGCAGCATCCAGTCTCTTGTTACCATGCTCTGTGCTGCACCAGATATTATACTTAATGGAACGGTGGATATCGTCCTCGGAGTAGCTCTTAATGATGAAAACCCGGCCATGTTTCAGATTCCAGTCAAAATCCTTGGGGTTATAGTTATTAATGGACCGCAACTTCTCTAAGACCGGATGAGGTTCTGAAGGAGTAGATCCAGATCCAGCCTGAGTCTGTCCTACTCCATTACCATCCACCCCATTATGACCGAACCCACTGCCACGGTTCCGAGGTGCTACCCAGCGGGTTGGCTGAGCTGCCTGCTGCTGCACTGACAGTTGAGCAGGCTGTGGTGGAGGTGGAGGCAATGGCTGCGTCTGTTGCCCTACTGATGCCTGTGCCACTGGTGGGCTATTGTTAGCCTGCTGACCTACAGGCTGCGGAGACCCTTGGGTTGGCTGCTGACCTATATTCTGAACCAAAGCCTGTGAGGGGGCTTTTGCCACAGGACCCTTGTTATCCCAAGTTCCAATATCCATGTTATGCTTTATTGGGGGTGGTGGAAGACTTGACCCTGCAATGCCATTCTTGGTCTTCAACTTGGGTTGCTGTTTTGCAGGCTTGCTAGCAATATCAGCCCAAGATGCTGGTTTTGGAGGAGCAATGGTAGCTGGAGGCAAACTATTGGAAGCCACGATGTTACTAGTAATGGACCCACTACCAACAGCAGAGCCTACAACTTTTGGAACATTGCTTGCAACTTCTGTGCTACCCAACTTCAGTGCTGCCATCCCTTGGTCTATAGTATTCATGCCAGGAGCCTTATTGAGGGTCTCACTGGCAAAAGCTGACTGTCCATCAATCATGGCTCCACCTAAGGAGCTAGGTGCATAAGCATAATTGCTACTATATCCAGAGCTCTGAGTAGACTGTCCCTGAGAACTGTTATTTCCCCAAGCTGAGAAGTCAATCCCACTGGGAAAGAAATTAAAACCATGCTGACCAAGAAATGGAGTGCTACCCAGGGCTCCTGGTTGTCCAAACATTGCATCTGGTAGAAAGTGAGGCTCTCCGTTGCTCAGCTGTCCATAAGAAGTTAGATAGGGCATGGCTGTGTCACCCCCAGTAGACCAAGCAGCTTCACCCAAAGAATAGGAGAAGCCAATGGAGGGACTGTAGTAACTGGGTAAGTAGGAATCTGACATGGCAGTATATGCATTATtctgtggaagaaaaaaaaaatgcaaattagaacgaaacacaaaaataaataaaacaaccagGACATTTCCTCTCCGAATTATTCATATAGTACGAACATTTCAGCCATTACCATAAAAAATGAGTGTTTTTTTTAGATGGTCTCTTCCCATAAACTTGCTGGTATTTTTATAGACTGAGATATTTTGGTTTAATCATTGAAgtgtttaaacatttaaaactaaaCTGACATACACTGAACACAGGCCTTAGCTTTTAGTGCTTcaattcagaaaaaggaaaatgcagcaTCTCACCAAGTGTAAGTCCTGTTCTGTGAGAAAGAATGCgtacttagccactcagtcatgtctgactctttgagaccccagggactgtacccaccaggcttgtctgtccatggtgattctctaagcaagaatactggagtaggttgccataccctcctccagggtatcttcccaacccagggagaacccaggtctcccacattgcaggtggattctttctttaccagctgagccaccagggaagcccaggaatactggagtgggtagcctatcccttctccaggggatcttcccgacccaggaatagaaccagggtctcctgcatcgcaggcgaattctttaccatctgagttacccaGGAAGCCCACTCTCTGAGGATGCCTTTATTAAAACCACTATCTCTGGActgaagaaatgggaatactgGCAGAACAGAAGAATATTCAAAAGAGTTTCCTATTAAAACTGCAttgtataataaataaaacaaaaagaactagAAATTTCAATTTCTATCCCCAAAATCTGTGCAGCCATTACCCAACcataaaccaaaaagaaaagttCAATACATCTAGTTTATAATATAGCTTTCTGGCAGACCATCTGAGAACATCAGTAGATGCCACTATTTAATTATaacctaaaatttttaaaaatgaaaaaaaaaattataacctgGAAAGAAAGTGCACAGTGGCTTCCAGAGCATTCAAAACTAAACAAGTATTGCTATTTGTTCTGTTTCATCTATAAAAGTAAAGGGTGTAGCTAAAATGTACACTtaacttttccattaaaaataggAATTAATTTCTAAAGGCATGGTACAGTCCATATTTtgcctgacgcaggatacagcatgcttggggctggtgcatggggatgacccagagagatgttatggggagggaggtgggaggggggttcgtgtttgggaacgagtgtaagaattaaagattttaaaattaaaaaaataaaaaaaattaaaaaaaaggaatcatcCTTGAGAATAACAACCAGAAAAAGTTTCACCCAACTAGTCTTCACATTAGAAAACATTACATTGTAAAAACATTCTTTCATCAGTgctgacagtattttttttttaaataaaccctGTAACTCACAAAGCAGTCCCTTAAATCAAAGTAACAGATACATACAATTGGTTTCTATACATGCAGAGTCAGCTCAACTCAAAAATAAGAGTGCTTTACCCTAACTTCCAAAGAGCTCTGGTATCTAAGAACCCACTAACTAGTCAATAGGGAATGTTGTTCTTGAAAGACTTGGATTATCGTAACTATTAATATGCTAGGTCTGTATTAGTTCGTATTATCAAAGCCAAGAGTACTTCTCCCTGGCCACTAAAACACATCTCTTGAAGATTAAATTTTTCAACTAATGCAGTTTAATTAAATAATGGTGCTTTTCTCTACCAATTTaaaactttcctttaaaaaactaagtgACATATACCCTCAAGTTTATGAAAAACCTACGTCTCAAAGATAGTGTTATAATTTTAACAGCCCCAAATTCATTATAAATAAGAAATTCAGTCTACACTTAATAGATTAAGCCTGAAGAAGTATTCCAAATAATGTGATAAAAACTGGTTAAAAAATAGATCAAACACTCTTGACAAACTACAAAGATTCTCAAATTATGTCTTCTCAACCAAAATTTATATACCCCTCCAAGTTTCTCAAGACATTTAAgttttagctttctttttaataaaacaaatgcaCTCATTATCACAGGTTTTGCTATTATAACAGCTGAATACCTACACCTCATCTGGCAGGTTCCCACATGCCCCTGAGCTCAAAACTCTGAATTACACAATGTTTCACAAGAACTACCTAGAATTATGTTTCCAAATGCTCTCACTCTCCCTGTTATGATTATGTAAGCAAACTACTTCAATAGCAGGAACCCAGTGATAGTTCATTCCTCTACCTTCTTCCCTACTTTTCCTGATTAACTGGTTGTCTTCTGTAAAAACTTTTCCCCAATCACTTGCTTAAGTGGTTTCTATGCTTTCAATGCAGAAACTTTTACATAAGGAATCAGAGTTTTACGTAACAATTAGGCCCGAACATGCACTCTCACTAATATGTCAAGTTATTCAAGACTATTATATATATCACAGAGCATCTGTTCAGAATTTATGTAAATGTTCCATAATCTTCTCTATCTTCTAGGATATTCCAAATGAGTTACTGTCAATTTTCCTTTTGGCTAATTAGTCTGGGGAGTTATATTTATTAGCTACAACTTTGAGGCTGTTGTCTTTGGGATTCAAAATACTAATACAAAGAACTGCCAAGTCAAAAGTTTTTGTGTGCACAGGTCATGTTCATACATGAACCTACATGCAACTCATCTTCATATTAGAAGATAATTACATTGCAAAAACTGAATTCCATTTTTCTTGATCTATCTTTGTGCTAAACACTATCTTATATTACTTTAAATCCATTTTGTAAATTCTATAGATCCCCAAAGAAGCCAATGTGAAAAATGTTTTGGGGGTGAAAATATTTAACACAGAAAAGTACTCAAGTTTCGCACTGTTATATTCTTGGTAAGGAGAAGAACTACTCAAACAAGTGTTGCAGTTAGTACACTATAAAATGTTATCAGTACTAGCCTCAGAGAATTGTTTGCTCACAATAAAGATGAGAATCTTAACAGCCTACAACATCtgtagcaacattttttttttataacatgcTGACTGGTATTAAGAAAGTCGTCCAGGGAAACTTAGATTTATTGATAGAGCAAAGAATAAACGTATACTACATCCTAAGATCAAGCATGTAAACGGTTAACTACTCACGGGCCTTGCCTGTGGACTCAAGTAAGGTTCAAAATCATCATCGTTTAATCCATCCTTTTGATGTACAGATCCATTTTGtactagaggaaaaaaattccaaTTAGGAGTGTCTCAATCGTACAATCTACCTCCCAAATTAATCAAATTACCTCCTAACAAGAGAAAAACCTTACTAAACAGAGCAAGTTAAGTTTGAATTTCAAAACGGTGAAGATGAGAGTGAATGCTGAGCAACAATTTGTCAGTGAAAATGTCTCCCTCCACCCAGAGAAAGTTGATCTAAAAAGGTCATTTTATTGGCTCCTCTAGATTTCAATTCCCTCccgcttcccctcccccaccacatgTGAGTACTTCCAGAGTGTGATCCACGAGGATGAAAAACAAAGGCCTTCTAAGACCTACAGGAAACTAAGGACCTGGAACATTTCAAGACCGATTCCACCCCCCACTTCTAATGAATTACTCCTTGTTCACGAAAAAGCTGTTCGTCAGCTGCAGGAACACACCGAAGGGGTCAAACACTTAAGTGTGTGAGGCACCTGCAAACTAAGCGGCTTCCGAACGGTCCTCTCCCCGGGGCGCTTCCCGGAGACCCCGCCCCCCCCACTCCGGGTCCCCTCGCCCTCCCGGGGCCACCGGCGGAGCCGCGCTCACCTTTGTTTCCTTGACCTTTTGGTCTCTGCAGGCGAAGGAAACGTCGCCGAGCGGCAAGTCGTCCGAGGAAGAAAcggaaaaggaaagacaaattaAAGCCGGGCCCGAGAAGGGAATAAAGGCGCAGGCCTGAGGAGCGGCGTCAGGaacgggggtggagggggaggctgAAGATGGGAGGCGGGGGAAGTGCGAAGCCGGAGGGGGCCACGGAGAGGAGCCGGGGCAGCGCCACAAACAACGCGAGGGGGCCAGGGCttcaaggaaggggaaggaaacaggagaaaaaacgAGGCCCGCTGAGAGGAAGGGACGCGGCGCGGCCGGCGGGTCCGAGGCCCGGGGAAGAGCGGGGAGAACGGGCCGAGGGCGAGGCGCTGGGCGCGGCCGGCCTGAGAGGCTCGAAACCTGGCCCGCGAGAAGCGCCGCCTCGCCTTGGCCCGACTGCGGGCGGCGGGTCCGGGCCTAGTCAGGCTCCCTCTCGCCTCACACAATGGCCGAGGCATGCGGGCCGGGCCTGTACCTGCTCCAAGAGGCTGCTGGCCGACATGACTCTCGGATCCTCAGGGGTGAAGACGGCGGCAGACTCTCCTcagggcggcggcggcagcggatGAGGCCCGGCGACGAGAGCAGGCGGCGCGGTGGCGGCTTTTGTCCCTGACACTCGGGGGCCTCGGCGGACGCAGCGGAGACACAGCGCGCGGCTCGGGCTCCGGCTCCGACTCGGCGACGCTCTAGCCCGAGAGCTCAACGCCCGTCTCTATGCCTTTACGCGCGCGCTCGCCCCTCGCAGCCGAAATAAGAGCGCCGGGCGGCGGAGGCGGTCGGCGCGCGCGGCGCGACGCTGACTCTCACAGTCACTCACCCACGCGGAAGGGGCCCGGCGCGAAGCACCCCGGGAAGGCAGAGGCGGGACCGCAGCGCCCTCTGGTCGTGTGGAGGAGCGGAAGCGGCGCGCGcggcctccccgcccccaccgcctCGGGATTGGGGCCTAGGAGGGTGGGATTGGCGGCCAGGGTTGCACCACGAGGTTTTGACTAACAGCTGGAGCTGAAGAGAGGCCGTTTAGCTTGAGGAAACCTACAAAAGTTGGGTTTTCGAGGAAGAAGCGACCCTCGAAGGCTGAGCGACCTTAAACCTGCTTCCCAGTTGCGGATGGCACACTCCCCCTCATATGGGAGGGAACACAAACGGGAGTCACAGATCCCTCAGGGAGTTCAAAGGGACCCTGCCCTGAGAAAGAAAGCCGTCACCTGCTTATCTTCTTCTGTTATCAGGCTACAAGAAAGAGTACCCAGAGaacaaaaatattcacaaaaaatCTGATCCCCTGAGAAAGAGATTTACCCTTTGGCGGTTACAGGCAGAAGAATCTACaattctttttcaggaacatCGCTGGCCCCCATGATAATCTGTTAAACTGTGGATTTTCTTTCCAAGAAAAACACATCTACACAAAATTTTACTGTTCTTTCAATGAGCccttacctggagaaggaaggaaattcaTGCTCTTTAAATACCTGCTGTAGACTATGCTTTGTTGCTAGGTGTTTTCAAACATATTAAAGACTTTCAGCATCAAAACAGCTGTCAGTCCAGTTTACAACTGAGGAAACAGAGAAGTTAAGGcatgtgcccaaggtcacaaagctattAAAGAAGTTTGTCTGACATTGAGAGGAACATAATAGTGGCCCTCCAACCCCAAGAGAAATCATATGTATTGAGGAGGTATAAAGGATGGGGATCGCACtcgtgataaagaacctgcctactgaagctggagacacaggagatgcaggttctatccttgggttgggaagattccctagaggaggaaatggcaacccactccagtattctttcctagagaatcccatggacagaggagcctggtgggtttacagtccatggggtcataaggagtcagacaggacttagcaactgagcacacacacaaagggtgGGCAGCAGCATTTTTCATCAGAGGCAAACCTGACTCGTGCAAGGATATTTGATATGGGACAGCCCATTACCTAATAGCTTTTGTTTTTGCAAATAGTAGTAAACAGATGAATAATGCACTCTTAAGGGTCAACCTGATACCATCCATTCCCTGGATACAGGAAACTTTGGTGGACTCAGTAGTAAAATAAGTGATAACATGTTGGATGTTGCATCATAATTTTACTAAAAGTGCTCAAAGTACTTTTTTCCTGCCCATAATCACATTTATGGTTGGAATGGATAAGGTGAGGTACCAAATATGATAGATTTCTGGCAGAATCCAGGTTCAGAGCATAGATCccaccaaagaaagaaaagtaacctggtaagccttttaaaaaaaaaaaaaaagataagtcaGTTAACTCCATTAGCCAGATTTATGTGTAAACTGTAAGTAAAGTTACCTAACCTACCCTTTTAGATGTGTATGGTAAAAATAGGGTTAGACCAGGAGTCATAACCTGGGAGAGGGAGTGACTAAATACAGGACTTCTCAACAGATTTATGACTCTAGGTAAACTACTAAAACTTTCAGCGATTCCCTCACGTGGTGAAAGGGATAATAATATATACCTAACAGGTCTGTTGCAAAGATAAAGTTCCataaatcaaaaaacaaaaacattaaagcAAATCTGGTacattttaagtttctttccTATAATCCCATTAAGGGATGATAGTGAAAATTCCCTCCtttcaataatattttcttaGTGCCTGAAATTTTGATTAGTCCCTTTGGGATTACTTTCTGTCCTACAGGAGTTCCCAGTTAAAAGGCAGATATCCTGGGGGGAAGGATAGTCTCTAAACCTGAATTAGTTCACAAGATTGGCTTTAACAGGCCCCTGAACAGAACAC
Encoded proteins:
- the YTHDF2 gene encoding YTH domain-containing family protein 2 isoform X1 codes for the protein MSASSLLEQRPKGQGNKVQNGSVHQKDGLNDDDFEPYLSPQARPNNAYTAMSDSYLPSYYSPSIGFSYSLGEAAWSTGGDTAMPYLTSYGQLSNGEPHFLPDAMFGQPGALGSTPFLGQHGFNFFPSGIDFSAWGNNSSQGQSTQSSGYSSNYAYAPSSLGGAMIDGQSAFASETLNKAPGMNTIDQGMAALKLGSTEVASNVPKVVGSAVGSGSITSNIVASNSLPPATIAPPKPASWADIASKPAKQQPKLKTKNGIAGSSLPPPPIKHNMDIGTWDNKGPVAKAPSQALVQNIGQQPTQGSPQPVGQQANNSPPVAQASVGQQTQPLPPPPPQPAQLSVQQQAAQPTRWVAPRNRGSGFGHNGVDGNGVGQTQAGSGSTPSEPHPVLEKLRSINNYNPKDFDWNLKHGRVFIIKSYSEDDIHRSIKYNIWCSTEHGNKRLDAAYRSMNGKGPVYLLFSVNGSGHFCGVAEMKSAVDYNTCAGVWSQDKWKGRFDVRWIFVKDVPNSQLRHIRLENNENKPVTNSRDTQEVPLEKAKQVLKIIASYKHTTSIFDDFSHYEKRQEEEESVKKERQGRGK
- the YTHDF2 gene encoding YTH domain-containing family protein 2 isoform X2, giving the protein MSASSLLEQRPKGQGNKVQNGSVHQKDGLNDDDFEPYLSPQARPNNAYTAMSDSYLPSYYSPSIGFSYSLGEAAWSTGGDTAMPYLTSYGQLSNGEPHFLPDAMFGQPGALGSTPFLGQHGFNFFPSGIDFSAWGNNSSQGQSTQSSGYSSNYAYAPSSLGGAMIDGQSAFASETLNKAPGMNTIDQGMAALKLGSTEVASNVPKVVGSAVGSGSITSNIVASNSLPPATIAPPKPASWADIASKPAKQQPKLKTKNGIAGSSLPPPPIKHNMDIGTWDNKGPVAKAPSQALVQNIGQQPTQGSPQPVGQQANNSPPVAQASVGQQTQPLPPPPPQPAQLSVQQQAAQPTRWVAPRNRGSGFGHNGVDGNGVGQTQAGSGSTPSEPHPVLEKLRSINNYNPKDFDWNLKHGRVFIIKSYSEDDIHRSIKYNIWCSTEHGNKRLDAAYRSMNGKGPVYLLFSVNGSGHFCGVAEMKSAVDYNTCAGVWSQDKWKGRFDVRWIFVKDVPNSQLRHIRLENNENKPVTNSRDTQEVPLEKAKQVLKIIASYKHTTSIFDDFSHYEKRQEEEESLKRNVKVVGNKRQFCTDCSNGCICIS